A single window of Culicoides brevitarsis isolate CSIRO-B50_1 chromosome 3, AGI_CSIRO_Cbre_v1, whole genome shotgun sequence DNA harbors:
- the LOC134834138 gene encoding caspase-like, which produces MEDHNNETTVDAHEAPENNKKQNGNDVGDAWGTGRTSNSHQIARMPVERFGSEYNMNHKNRGYALIFNHEYFDVPSLKARSGTAADCDNLVNTLQNLHFNVRVFKDLKYRDMLKEVEAVAGMDHSDNDCICIAILSHGELGYIYAREGQYKLDSIWSYFTANRCPSLAGKPKLFFVQACQGDQLDGGITMMPDRTETDSGSTGLSYKIPIHADFLIAYSTIPGFYSWRNTTKGSWFMQSLCYELNQHGKKYDLLTLLTFVCRRVAIDFESNTPDTPSMHQQKQIPCITTMMTRLLRFNDK; this is translated from the exons ATGGAAGATCACAATAATGAGACAACTGTTGATGCACATGAAGCTccagaaaacaacaaaaaacaaaatggaaATGATGTTGGTGACGCTTGGGGTACAGGAAG gACATCAAATAGTCACCAAATAGCAAGGATGCCTGTTGAAAGATTTGGGTCAGAGTACAATATGAATCACAAAAATCGCGGTTATGCTCTCATCTTCaatcatgaatattttgatGTACCATCATTGAAAGCCCGATCGGGTACGGCTGCCGATTGTGATAATCTGGTCAACACACTGCAAAACCTCCATTTTAATGTTCGAGTTTTTAAGGACTTGAAATACCGTGATATGCTCAAAGAAGTCGAGGCAGTTGCTGGAATGGACCATTCAGACAACGATTGTATATGTATTGCAATTTTGAGTCACGGAGAGCTGGGATATATTTACGCCAGAGAAGGACAATATAAGCTCGATAGTATATGGAGTTATTTTACCGCAAATCGATGTCCTTCACTCGCTGGCAAGCCGAAActcttttttgttcaagcaTGCCAAGGTGACCAGTTGGATGGAGGAATAACAATGATGCCAGATCGCACTGAAACAGACAGTGGAAGTACTGGTCTCAGCTACAAAATTCCCATACATGCAGATTTCCTGATTGCGTACTCAACAATCCCCGGGTTTTATTCATGGCGAAATACAACCAAGGGATCTTGGTTTATGCAATCTTTGTGTTATGAGCTCAACCAGCATGGTAAGAAATATGACCTCTTGACTCTATTAACGTTTGTTTGCCGTCGTGTAGCTATTGACTTTGAGAGTAATACGCCAGACACTCCATCAATGCATCAACAAAAGCAAATTCCATGCATAACCACTATGATGACCCGACTATTGCGCTTCAATgacaaataa
- the LOC134834137 gene encoding methionyl-tRNA formyltransferase, mitochondrial, which produces MRVLLEIISKPFWLAKTKGFNTYARKFALSTKSIEYKSLKILFFGTDKFSLASLKSLEEWKNTSRNIGTLDVVTSFRALNNPVKEFAKEKGLKLFSFKEIKNQDSLDYHLGLVVSFGHMIPEKLISKFPLGMLNVHGSLLPKYRGAAPIMHAIRNGDKSTGVSIMRIAPKHFDIGEILLQREFPLSETDLMPKIHDDLASEGAKLLIECMNNLSECLRNAKIQNEKEASYAPKIDETFTQVKWDTMTAKDVYNLYRSVYSFKFITTYWRDELIKLKEISLDVTPQTEQNKPGFIKYSYKSKCLKVFCADGNAVNVYILGNNRKNKMSAADFNNGFLSKRPESERVFT; this is translated from the exons ATGCGAGTTTTgttagaaataatttcaaaacctTTTTGGCTGGCGAAAACAAAAGGATTTAATACATATGCAAGAAAATTTGCCTTATCAACGAAGTCAATTGAATACAAATcactaaaaatacttttttttgggaCGGATAAATTCTCGCTTGCCTCTTTAAAATCACTTGAAGAATG GAAGAACACTAGCAGAAATATCGGAACTCTGGACGTAGTAACATCTTTTCGTGCTCTAAATAATCCAGTAAAAGAATttgcaaaagaaaaaggaCTTAAGCTGTTTAGCTTTAAAGAGATCAAAAATCAAGATTCTCTTGACTACCATTTAGGTCTTGTAGTCAGCTTTGGACATATGATACCAGAGAAACTGATTAGCAAGTTTCCATT aggaatGTTAAATGTACATGGTTCACTGCTTCCTAAATATCGTGGAGCAGCTCCAATAATGCATGCCATTCGAAATGGAGACAAAAGTACGGGTGTCTCAATCATGCGAATTGCTCCGAAACACTTTGACATTGGCGAAATATTACTGCAAAGGGAGTTTCCTCTCAGTGAGACTGATCTAATGCCTAAAATACACGATGATCTAGCATCAGAAGGCGCAAAGCTATTGATTGAATGCATGAATAATCTTTCAGAATGTCTACGTAATGCCAAAATCCAGAATGAAAAGGAGGCTTCATACGCACCGAAAATTGACGAAACATTTACACAAGTAAAATGGGATACAATGACTGCAAAAGATGTGTATAACTTATATAGGTCAGTTTattcgtttaaatttattacaacatATTGGAGAGATGAGTTGATCAAGCTGAAAGAAATTTCTCTCGATGTAACACCCCAAACGGAACAAAATAAACCAGGATTTATAAAGTACTCTTACAAATCAAAATGcttgaaagttttttgtgCAGATGGTAATGCCGTAAATGTTTACATCTTAGGAAACaatagaaaaaacaaaatgagtGCAGCTGATTTTAACAATGGGTTCTTAAGTAAACGACCAGAATCAGAGAGGGTAtttacatag
- the LOC134834502 gene encoding protein spindle-F: MEEQPKETYYALQVALKTLSERCEQMQSRIKVLEEENLELRTKCLSATSPTLDSIPDSIHSLQSEVVQLRQKNFELNQQKEQLAAHVEIVATENKQLWSRLSNITKNLNSNEDQDAKGPMSPSSHQNLIRSKTFTQNNPNPKLREKFKPNMEPEDLIIDVATFAIPDDATNEESSDTFKKLRETLLELKQEALKQNNILHETRTNLQEGKALQVCKKCASRSAMSEMCQKETADFVDVALNTTDHIDFLETKRKADAINSNDRICPMCGKCYAKDGVFEEFMEHVETHFLDIDDNMSLESLNIDEPFGFGSNIIHQF, from the exons ATGGAAGAGCAGCCAAAAGAAACTTATTACGCACTGCAAGttgcattaaaaactttaagcgAGAGATGTGAGCAGATGCAATCCAG AATTAAAGTACTCGAAGAGGAAAATCTAGAACTACGTACCAAATGTCTGAGTGCCACTTCACCCACACTTGATTCTATTCCAGATAGTATTCATTCTTTGCAATCCGAAGTAGTCCAACTAAGAcagaaaaactttgaattaaatcaacaaaaagaaCAACTTGCAGCTCACGTCGAAATAGTGGCCAcagaaaacaaacaattgtGGTCACGACTgtcaaatattacaaaaaacctGAACAGCAATGAAGATCAAGATGCTAAGGGACCAATGAGCCCAAGTTCACATCAAAACTTGATAAGATCTAAGACATTCACACAAAATAATCCAAATCCAAAacttcgtgaaaaatttaaaccaaacaTGGAACCTGAGGATTTGATAATTGACGTTGCTACCTTTGCAATCCCGGACGATGCGACAAATGAAGAGTCATCTgacacttttaaaaaattaagagaaacaTTATTAGAACTGAAACAAGAGgccttaaaacaaaataatattttacacgAAACCCGTACAAACTTACAAGAAGGTAAGGCCTTACAGGTATGTAAGAAGTGTGCATCAAGAAGTGCAATGTCCGAGATGTGCCAAAAAGAAACGGCAGATTTCGTTGATGTTGCTCTCAACACAACGGATCACATTGACTTTTTGGAGACTAAAAGGAAAGCAGACGCGATCAATTCAAACGACAGAATTTGTCCAATGTGTGGAAAATGCTATGCGAAAGATGGTGTTTTCGAAGAATTCATGGAACATGTTGAGACGCATTTTTTGGATATAGATGACAATATGTCGCTAGAAAGTCTAAACATAGACGAGCCATTTGGTTTTGGCTCAAATATAATCCATCAGTTTTAa
- the LOC134834503 gene encoding large ribosomal subunit protein bL32m, with product MGLINRLTNIVQRLDHIIPMILGRHPPPDQMCCLATFEGYHAPVPSKQFSVKDFIGDGILWGVPKHRKTIEKRLKNRYGTPGLSSKMIPEKTHLRVCNSCGNHYEVGVLCPTCYENIRKETEIMQEKIKQELKMSPVENEVVVLYDGEKAEQPDEFWRGKRIIEMEKPRPKWFSKNLMQKSTQKPATTAAVKPDELC from the exons atggGTCTTATTAATCGTTTGACAAATATTGTTCAACGTCTTGATCATATTATTCCCATGATCCTCGGTAGACACCCTCCTCCag ATCAAATGTGTTGTCTTGCGACATTCGAGGGATACCATGCCCCAGTTCCATCGAAACAGTTTTCTGTAAAAGACTTTATTGGTGACGGTATTCTCTGGGGAGTTCCGAAGCATAgaaaaactattgaaaaaCGTTTGAAAAATAGATATGGCACTCCTGGTCTCTCCTCTAAAATGATTCCTGAAAAAACACATTTGAGAGTTTGTAATAGCTGCGGAAATCATTACGAAGTTGGTGTCTTGTGCCCTACATGTTATGAAAATATTCGAAAGGAGACAGAAATTATGcaggaaaaaataaagcaagaaTTAAAGATGAGTCCTGTAGAAAATGAAGTGGTTGTGCTGTATGATGGAGAAAAGGCAGAACAGCCTGATGAATTTTGGAGAGGAAAGAGAATCATTGAAATGGAAAAGCCGAGACCAAAATGgttcagtaaaaatttgatgcaGAAATCAACTCAAAAACCTGCTACAACTGCCGCTGTAAAACCCGACGAATTATGTTAA
- the LOC134834152 gene encoding J domain-containing protein CG6693-like gives MPSILQQCEEYFGTKDLYKLFSVDKTALEKDITKGYYKLALKVHPDRVPEEEKDVATEKFKVLTKLHLTLTTKDKRALYDEQGIVGDDDDESFGSSWLETWSLFFKPIKDEDISNYEKGYIGSDLEKADIKKAYLNGKGCINFMFEFIPFMTIKSEPRIIEIVKEMIKKGELPEYEQFVNEPKAKRTRRHKKYRIEEKEAEEMKSQMSSLEKQLMKRQAERQNGFQSFLDRLTSKYGNGEIEDDSEDFQPHDEEPKQKKRKPNNNSTKSKKKKV, from the coding sequence ATGCCGTCAATATTACAACAATGTGAGGAATATTTCGGAACGAAGGATTTGTACAAGTTATTTTCAGTTGACAAAACAGCCCTAGAGAAGGATATAACAAAAGGGTACTATAAATTGGCGTTAAAAGTGCATCCAGATCGTGTACCAGAAGAGGAAAAAGATGTAGCGACTGAGAAATTCAAAGTACTTACAAAGTTGCATCTCACCTTAACTACCAAGGATAAGCGAGCACTGTATGACGAGCAAGGAATTGTCggagatgatgacgatgaatcTTTCGGCTCCAGCTGGCTTGAGACTTGGAGTCTTTTTTTCAAGCCAATTAAAGATGAAGATATATCGAACTACGAAAAGGGCTACATAGGTTCTGACCTAGAAAAGGCTGACATAAAAAAGGCGTACTTGAATGGCAAAGGATGCATAAACTTTATGTTTGAGTTCATTCCTTTCATGACAATCAAGAGTGAGCCACGAATCATTGAAATAGTAAAAGAGATGATCAAGAAAGGTGAACTGCCAGAATACGAGCAATTTGTTAATGAACCGAAGGCGAAGCGAACACGACGACACAAGAAATATAGAATTGAAGAAAAGGAAGCGGAAGAGATGAAAAGCCAAATGTCTAGTTTGGAGAAACAGTTGATGAAGCGTCAAGCAGAGCGTCAAAATggttttcaatcatttttggaTCGATTGACAAGCAAATATGGAAATGGAGAAATAGAAGATGACTCGGAGGACTTTCAACCCCATGACGAAGAACCGAAACAGAAGAAACGTAAgcctaataataattcaacaaagtcgaaaaagaagaaagtcTAA
- the LOC134833599 gene encoding protein aubergine-like: protein MSDRDPRNEGRVSRSSDGRGSRISSYGRRSDEAGQLGPDAMRASGSRPQRVGPGAVPGVVALDSSRPVVRYPMSADTAIQEDAAGRVRSLADDTGALGRAKPTDIAPTPTAAVRGNMRGRRAMYDMEVTRPESVAGSKKGLTGPLLQLKTNYFRVQRKKIWGLYQYHIDFAPEVDSTGIRKSLMRPFKNQFSGFIFDGSMLWTTTKLQNEVTKLTAAKADGSPVIITVKLTKEVQMNESASLQILNVVLRNAIEKLKLQLVGRNYFDPIAKIAITDFRLELWPGYITSIRQHENDILMCTEISSKIMRQENLLNILQDCVKNHREYKETFSKMVIGSTVLTDYNNKTYRIDDVDWDSSPSTTFDTRDGPKSFIDYYRTRYNISIRDHRQPLLISRSKDRQRRQGQDEKISLIPELCRATGFTDDMRNNFRLMKAVAEHTRLGPAQRVRRLLAFNQRLQNTPESVEVFREWNMRLSPDLVDVTGRELPPEKIVFANRDANGTLEADWTREFRNSKLFTTVPLDNWHVIAPNRAKRETTDFIKILQEAVAGMGFRIGQPQLQMIESDRNDEIMHAIDNCIKADPQLIMIVVTNNNSSRYAAIKKKCCVDRAIPTQVMVLKTITPKGGNVRGLMSVGTKVAIQLNCKLGAAPWFVKLPLNGTMIVGFDVFHDTKNRALSYGALVASMDLRESCKYFTTVTPHRNGEELANNLTLNFTKALKEYRLEHGSLPSRIIIYRDGVGEGQLHYVVEHELESFKKEMNKHYQNAGQGEARVAFVIVNKRLNTRIFNQDRNPNPGTIVDDVITLPERYDFYLVSQSVRQGTVSPTAYNVIYDTLGLPPDKLQILTYKMCHLYYNWSGTTRVPAVCQYAHKLAQLVGEHIHQSPSQALSKQLYFL from the exons ATGTCTGACCGTGATCCGCGAAATGAAGGTCGCGTATCTCGTAGCAGTGACGGCAGAGGTTCGCGCATTAGTTCGTATGGCCGTCGTTCGGATGAAGCAGGACAATTAGGACCCGATGCTATGAGAGCTTCCGGATCACGCCCTCAACGTGTAGGCCCTGGTGCAGTACCAGGTGTTGTGGCCCTTGATAGTTCTCGACCAGTGGTTCGTTATCCAATGTCTGCTGACACAGCAATTCAAGAAGATGCAGCAGGACGTGTACGATCTTTGGCAGATGATACCGGCGCACTTGGACGAGCAAAACCGACAGATATCGCACCAACTCCAA CTGCTGCAGTTCGCGGTAACATGCGAGGTCGTCGTGCTATGTACGATATGGAGGTGACTCGACCAGAGAGTGTGGCTGGTTCAAAGAAAGGATTAACTGGTCCTCTCCTTCAACTTAAAACAAACTACTTTAGAGTTCAACGCAAAAAGATTTGGGGCTTGTATCAATATCACATTGATTTTGCTCCTGAGGTCGACAGTACTGGTATCCGTAAGTCCTTGATGCGTCCCTTCAAGAATCAATTCAGCGGTTTCATCTTTGATGGATCTATGTTGTGGACCACAACAAAGTTGCAGAACGAAGTAACAAAATTAACTGCAGCCAAGGCTGATGGATCGCCCGTTATCATCACTGTCAAGCTTACAAAAGAAGTCCAGATGAATGAGAGTGCCTCTTTGCAGATTCTGAACGTTGTCTTGCGCAAtgcaatagaaaaattaaagcttcaaTTGGTTGGACGCAACTATTTTGATCCGATTGCCAAG ATCGCCATTACGGATTTTCGTTTGGAGTTATGGCCCGGATACATAACCTCAATTCGACAACACGAAAATGACATTTTGATGTGCACTGAAATCTCATCAAAGATAATGCGTCAAGAGAACTTGCTTAACATCCTTCAGGACTGTGTCAAAAATCATCGGGAATACAAGGAAACGTTCTCTAAAATGGTCATTGGGAGTACTGTCTTAACtgattacaacaacaaaacttaTCGCATTGATGACGTCGATTGGGATAGCTCTCCAAGCACTACTTTTGATACGCGTGATGGACCAAAATCTTTCATTGATTACTATCGCACT AGATACAATATTTCAATTAGAGATCATCGTCAACCATTGTTGATCTCTCGTTCAAAGGATCGTCAACGTCGACAAGGTCAAGAcgaaaaaatatctttgatTCCAGAATTGTGCCGTGCAACTGGCTTTACTGATGATATGCGTAACAATTTCCGTCTTATGAAAGCAGTGGCTGAACATACGCGACTTGGTCCAGCACAGCGTGTTAGACGTCTGTTGGCCTTCAATCAACGACTCCAAAACACACCTGAAAGTGTAGAAGTATTTCGTGAATGGAACATGCGTTTATCACCAGACTTGGTCGACGTTACTGGTCGCGAGCTACCGCCTGAGAAAATTGTGTTCGCCAATCGAGATGCTAATGGAACTTTGGAAGCAGATTGGACCCGCGAATTCCGAAACTCGAAATTGTTTACGACTGTACCTCTAGATAACTGGCACGTGATTGCACCAAATCGGGCTAAACGCGAGACAACAGACTTCATAAAGATTCTTCAGGAAGCTGTTGCAGGAATGGGTTTCCGTATTGGACAACCACAATTACAAATGATTGAAAGTGATCGCAACGACGAGATCATGCATGCCATTGATAATTGTATCAAAGCAGACCCACAATTGATAATGATAGTCGTAACGAACAATAACAGCTCACGGTATGCCGCAATCAAAAAGAAATGTTGCGTTGATCGAGCTATTCCAACACAGGTTATGGTGTTGAAAACAATTACACCAAAAGGTGGAAACGTACGTGGATTGATGTCTGTGGGCACCAAAGTTGCCATTCAGTTAAACTGCAAGCTAGGCGCAGCACCGTGGTTTGTCAAGTTGCCATTGAACGGAACAATGATTGTGGGATTCGATGTATTTCATGATACCAAAAATCGAGCGTTGTCTTACGGTGCTTTAGTGGCATCTATGGATCTTCGAGAAAGTTGCAAATATTTCACTACAGTAACACCACATCGGAATGGCGAGGAGTTGGCCAACAATTTGACACTGAACTTTACAAAAGCTCTCAAGGAATACCGTTTGGAACATGGATCACTGCCTTCACGCATTATAATCTATCGTGACGGAGTAGGAGAAGGTCAACTTCATTACGTCGTCGAACATGAACTTGAAAGTTTCAAGAAAGAGATGAACAAACACTACCAGAATGCGGGTCAAGGCGAAGCTCGTGTTGCCTTTGTCATTGTGAATAAACGTTTGAATACTCGCATCTTCAATCAAGATCGGAATCCTAACCCTGGGACAATCGTGGACGATGTTATTACACTACCAGAGCGCTACGATTTCTACCTGGTTTCTCAGTCTGTTCGACAGGGAACCGTTTCGCCGACTGCCTACAATGTCATTTACGATACTTTGGGCTTGCCACCAGACAAACTACAAATCCTTACGTACAAG ATGTGCCATCTTTACTACAATTGGTCGGGAACGACACGCGTTCCTGCAGTTTGTCAATACGCACACAAGCTGGCTCAATTGGTGGGAGAGCACATTCACCAATCGCCCAGTCAAGCACTGAGTAAACAATTGTACTTTTTGTGA
- the LOC134833601 gene encoding pre-mRNA-splicing factor SPF27, giving the protein MANEVLVDALPYIDQGYEDPGVREAAMAMVEEECRRYRPTKNYLEYLPALNTGCAFETDLMKNEFERLASRLPLETLNMKRYELPPPTKVGEVSAWNESVENSMAQLEHQNVRRINLDLMLEYGCEAWKSNLDMFAAMQAKAQDRCQTLKKEIQDINWERKDKQLKAGEKLKQLEAHWVHLVSKNYEIEQACAKLENEIQRKRPKRDENTVNEALENADLPVEKAQNDENIAKQKEIM; this is encoded by the exons atggcTAATGAAGTATTAGTAGACGCCCTTCCATATATTGACCAAGGATATGAAGATCCGGGTGTTAGAGAAGCG GCTATGGCCATGGTAGAAGAAGAATGCAGAAGGTATAGGCCAACAAAGAACTACTTAGAATATTTACCGGCACTTAACACAGGATGTGCTTTTGAAActgatttgatgaaaaatgagttTGAACGTTTAG cttcaCGATTGCCATTGGAAACTCTTAACATGAAACGGTATGAATTGCCACCTCCGACAAAAGTAGGTGAAGTGTCTGCTTGGAACGAAAGCGTGGAGAACTCCATGGCTCAACTAGAACaccaaaat gTTCGAAGAATAAACCTTGATTTAATGCTCGAATACGGATGTGAAGCGTGGAAGTCGAATTTAGACATGTTTGCAGCAATGCAAGCAAAAGCTCAAGATAGGTGTCAAACTTTAAAGAAAGAGATCCAAGATATAAACTGGGAACGGAAGGATAAGCAATTGAAGGCaggcgaaaaattaaaacagttGGAAGCTCATTGGGTTCATTTGGTTTCAAAAAACTACGAGATTGAACAAGCTTGTGCAAAACTAGAGaatgaaattcaaagaaaGCGACCGAAAAGAGATGAAAACACGGTGAATGAAGCTCTTGAAAATGCTGACTTACCCGTAGAAAAGGcacaaaatgatgaaaatatagCAAAGCAAAAGGAAATTatgtaa